In Neomonachus schauinslandi chromosome 6, ASM220157v2, whole genome shotgun sequence, a genomic segment contains:
- the LOC110580218 gene encoding cytochrome c oxidase subunit 6A1, mitochondrial translates to MAAAAVSVSRLSGLLGRSGAQLGRSMSSGAHGEEGSARMWKALTYFVALPGVGVSMLNVFLKSRHGEHERPEFVAYPHLRIRSKPFPWGDGNHTLFHNSHMNPLPTGYEDE, encoded by the coding sequence atggcggcggcggcggtatCTGTGTCCCGGCTGTCCGGGCTGCTAGGTCGTTCCGGGGCACAGCTGGGGCGTTCCATGTCGAGTGGCGCCCACGGCGAGGAGGGCTCAGCTCGCATGTGGAAGGCTCTCACCTACTTCGTAGCGCTCCCTGGCGTGGGTGTGAGCATGCTGAATGTCTTCCTGAAGTCGCGTCATGGAGAGCACGAGAGACCCGAGTTCGTCGCCTACCCCCATCTCCGCATCAGGTCCAAGCCCTTTCCCTGGGGAGATGGTAATCATACTCTATTCCATAACTCTCACATGAATCCACTTCCAACCGGCTATGAAGATGAATAG